The genomic interval CACGGCTATCCCCAGCAGCACGGCCACCAGCAGCAGCGACGGATCCTGGCTCACGGTGAGGTAGCCGGCGAGCGACAGGCTGGCAGGGGCCGCCAGGATGGCGATGGTGGGCTTGGCGGCATCCGGCACCTCGTGGCTGAAGATGAGGCGATAGAGCATCAGCGGCAGCATCAGACCATAGCAGGCCATGCCGAACCAGAGCAGGCCATTGGCCAGGGCGGCGAAGGGGCCACCGGGATAGGCAACGTCGGCGACGATGATCCCCACCGGCGGCACGAACCAGCTCGGCACCATGTGGTGGATCTCAAACGCCTTTGCCCTGTGCCAGACGAAGGTGGCGAGGAACACCAGGTGAATGATCACCGCAAACAGCCAGAGCCCCTGGCCCAGGGTCGGGGCCAGCAGCCCCACCGCCTTGGAGACCACCATGGTCCCCATGGCATAGGTGGGCACCACGCTGCCCACCACGGGGTGGGCGAGATCCTGCCACAGCAGACGCGGGTGCAGCAGGAACTTGAAGGTGAGGACGAGGAGCAGCACGGCGGCGATGGCGGCCCCCAGCAGTTGCAGGCGGCCATCGAACTGACCGGCATTTTCCCAACACCAGCCGAGGCTGGCGATCCCGAGTGCCAGCCCGGCCATGGGGGTCGGGGCGGCGGCAAGGGAGCGACGGGTGCGTGCGATCATGACTGGTACCCTCTTGTTGATGACGATGTGCATAGGATAAAGAGGGTCTATCGTTTACGATATCTAAATGAATTGAACTAAGCGTTTAGGAAAATTAAACGACATGAAGCTGACCCTGCAACAACTCAAGGTGTTCGCCACCATCGCCCGCCACGGCAACCTGGGGGGCGCGGCCAGCGAGCTCTGCCTCAGCAAGGGGGCCGTCTCCCAGTCGTTGCAGGAGCTGGAGCGCCAGCTCGCCACCCCGCTGTTCGATCGGGTTCATCCGAGACTTCAACTCAACAGCGAGGGACGGCTGCTGCAACCGGCCGCCGAGGAGCTGCTGACCCGGATGGAGGAGATAGAGCAGCTGTTTGGCCCGGACGCCGAGCCGAGCGGCCAGCTGCGCCTGGGAGCCAGCCAGACCATAGGCAACTACCTGCTGCCCAGCCTGCTGGCGGGGGGCGCCCAGGAGCTGGGATCCGCCCCCAGGGTGACCATCGCCAACACCCACCTCTTGTGCCACGCCCTCGCCCACTTCGAGCTGGACCTGGCCCTCATCGAGGGGGAAAACCATCACCCGGATCTGGTGAGCGAGCCCTGGCTCGAAGACGAGATGCTGATCATAGCCCCGCCCCAGCACCCCCTGGCCGGGCAGCTGGAGCTGCCACTTTCCCTGCTCGCAGGCGAGACCTGGGTACTGCGCGAGCCCCAGTCAGGAAGCCGCGAGCAGTTCGAGCAGCAGATCCAGCCCAAATTGCCGCGCTGGCAGGCGGGGCTGGAGCTCAACACCCTGGAGGCGGTGATGCTGGCGGTGGAGAAGGGGCTCGGCATCTCCTTTATCTCCCGCCTCGCTGTCTCCGATCGCCTGCACAGCGGCCGTCTGGTGGCGCTCACCCCGAGCCAGACCTTCCCCCGTCAGCTCTCCCTCGTCTGGCACAAGCAGAAGTTCCACTCAGCGGCCCTGCGCCGCTTCCTGGCCTTCTGCCGCGCCCAGACCCTGCCCGCCCCCTGAGCCTACGGCCACGGTCAAAAAAACAGAGGGCGCCGTGGCGCCCTCTGTTGTTCAAGGAAGGTGTTGCGGGGATCTATTGCAGGATGAGGTGCGGCGCCATCAGCCTCCCCGGTGCAGCCCCGCCTCGACCCAGCCCAGCACCCGCCGCGTCAGGGCATGGGGCACCCAGGGGGAGTCCAGCAGCCGGTGGCGCAGGCAATCGGCGAAGTGATCCGCCTCGTGCTGCATGCCGCCCCCCTGTACCGGCAGGTAGATGTCCGCCGGCCAGGCGGCAGGCTGCGTCTCCCCCTGCCAGCGAATGTGCTGGGGATTCCACCACTTGCCCTCGATGACCAGGGTCCACGCCTCCCCCGAGAGCCAGGCATCCCGGTCGAGATCCTCGACGATGGAGGCGCCAAGCTCCGCCGAGAAGGGGCCGCCGAAGCTGAAGCGGGCCGCGAGATCCACCTCCCCCGGCGCCCTGTCCAGCACCACCTCGGGGGCCTGGGTCGCGAGCCCCAGCCGCTCGCAGAAGGCAGCATAGAGCCAGAGCGGATAGACCCCCACATCCCAGGCGGCGCCGCCGTCCAGGGCGGGATCGAACAGCTTGCCGACCGGAGGCGGGGCCGAGCCGAACGCCGCGCGCAGGCTGCGAGGCGCGGGCAGCAGGGGCAGCCGCTGCAACAGGGCGCGCATGG from Aeromonas rivipollensis carries:
- a CDS encoding TDT family transporter — encoded protein: MIARTRRSLAAAPTPMAGLALGIASLGWCWENAGQFDGRLQLLGAAIAAVLLLVLTFKFLLHPRLLWQDLAHPVVGSVVPTYAMGTMVVSKAVGLLAPTLGQGLWLFAVIIHLVFLATFVWHRAKAFEIHHMVPSWFVPPVGIIVADVAYPGGPFAALANGLLWFGMACYGLMLPLMLYRLIFSHEVPDAAKPTIAILAAPASLSLAGYLTVSQDPSLLLVAVLLGIAVLMTGIIYLAFIKLLRLPFSPGYAAFTFPLVIGATALFKVGQLLSQWPEAAHYAAQINQLAYLELGAATLIVGYVALRYLMFFLPLGQVDMLEQPLRR
- a CDS encoding LysR substrate-binding domain-containing protein, whose translation is MKLTLQQLKVFATIARHGNLGGAASELCLSKGAVSQSLQELERQLATPLFDRVHPRLQLNSEGRLLQPAAEELLTRMEEIEQLFGPDAEPSGQLRLGASQTIGNYLLPSLLAGGAQELGSAPRVTIANTHLLCHALAHFELDLALIEGENHHPDLVSEPWLEDEMLIIAPPQHPLAGQLELPLSLLAGETWVLREPQSGSREQFEQQIQPKLPRWQAGLELNTLEAVMLAVEKGLGISFISRLAVSDRLHSGRLVALTPSQTFPRQLSLVWHKQKFHSAALRRFLAFCRAQTLPAP
- a CDS encoding Gfo/Idh/MocA family oxidoreductase; its protein translation is MQSQGTAPLLRWGIAGAGAIARRFCRDVNQYARGGRVVAIAARDQGRADEFARELGLGLAYGSYQALAESPEVEAVYVAVIHPEHAALIRQMLLAGKHVLVEKPAVTRVADWDALVALAHERGLLLLEAMKVMCFPAMRALLQRLPLLPAPRSLRAAFGSAPPPVGKLFDPALDGGAAWDVGVYPLWLYAAFCERLGLATQAPEVVLDRAPGEVDLAARFSFGGPFSAELGASIVEDLDRDAWLSGEAWTLVIEGKWWNPQHIRWQGETQPAAWPADIYLPVQGGGMQHEADHFADCLRHRLLDSPWVPHALTRRVLGWVEAGLHRGG